The Agromyces mariniharenae genome includes a window with the following:
- a CDS encoding DUF2252 domain-containing protein produces MTIALDTRTDQALLPRKARRDLGREARTRLPVDAHGALAPSERDPIAVLERQAESRVPSLIALRHSRMASSAFAFYRGAAAIMADDLREVPDSGIITHLCGDAHLSNVGVFASPERSLVIDLNDFDETAPGPFEWDVKRMAASFEIAARARGFDDDTRARIVMRVVRAYGAAMRQAARTPLVELFTARLDMEDVLTGLSSELATEASERAHRIIAKSRRRDSRQAANSLAERVDGVWRFRSDPPILVPFRHIAEESGLSNDEAEQRIRDIFETYRETLPPERRRVLDRFRMVDAAMKVVGVGSVGTRAWVVLFQGNGKNDVLMLQAKEAQQSVLERPGEPSAYAHQGQRVVHGQRIMQALGDVLVGWTTGTGIDGHDRDFYVRQFRDWKGSAEPEVMEPSTMRIYAEYCGIILARAHARGGDPALISGYVGDAKEFARAILDFSVAYADRTESDHSALLAAIAEGRVEASAS; encoded by the coding sequence ATGACCATCGCACTCGACACCCGGACCGACCAGGCGCTCCTGCCGCGCAAGGCGCGCCGCGACCTCGGACGCGAGGCGCGCACGCGCCTGCCCGTCGACGCCCACGGCGCCCTCGCGCCCTCGGAGCGCGACCCGATCGCCGTGCTCGAGCGCCAGGCCGAGTCGCGCGTGCCGAGCCTCATCGCGCTGCGCCACAGCCGCATGGCCTCGTCGGCGTTCGCGTTCTATCGCGGCGCGGCGGCCATCATGGCCGACGACCTCCGCGAGGTCCCCGACTCCGGCATCATCACCCACCTCTGCGGGGACGCGCACCTCTCGAACGTCGGCGTGTTCGCCTCGCCCGAGCGATCGCTCGTCATCGACCTGAACGACTTCGACGAGACGGCGCCCGGTCCGTTCGAGTGGGACGTGAAGCGCATGGCGGCCAGCTTCGAGATCGCGGCCCGCGCCCGCGGATTCGACGACGACACCCGGGCCAGGATCGTCATGCGCGTGGTGCGGGCGTACGGCGCCGCGATGCGACAGGCGGCGCGCACGCCCCTCGTCGAGCTCTTCACCGCGCGACTCGACATGGAGGACGTGCTCACGGGGCTGAGCAGCGAACTCGCGACCGAGGCATCCGAGCGCGCGCACCGCATCATCGCGAAGTCCCGCCGACGCGACAGCCGGCAGGCCGCGAACAGCCTGGCCGAGCGCGTCGACGGCGTCTGGCGATTCAGGTCCGACCCTCCGATCCTCGTGCCCTTCCGGCACATCGCGGAGGAGAGCGGACTCTCGAACGACGAGGCCGAGCAGCGCATCCGCGACATCTTCGAGACCTACCGCGAGACCCTCCCGCCCGAGCGTCGCCGCGTGCTCGACCGCTTCCGCATGGTGGATGCCGCGATGAAGGTCGTCGGGGTCGGCAGCGTCGGCACGCGGGCGTGGGTCGTCCTGTTCCAGGGCAACGGCAAGAACGACGTGCTCATGCTGCAGGCGAAGGAGGCGCAGCAGTCGGTGCTCGAGCGACCCGGGGAACCGAGCGCCTATGCGCACCAGGGGCAGCGCGTCGTGCACGGCCAGCGCATCATGCAGGCGCTCGGCGACGTGCTCGTCGGCTGGACCACCGGCACGGGCATCGACGGCCACGACCGCGACTTCTACGTGCGGCAGTTCCGCGACTGGAAGGGCTCGGCCGAGCCCGAGGTCATGGAGCCGTCGACGATGCGGATCTACGCCGAGTACTGCGGCATCATCCTCGCGCGAGCGCATGCCCGGGGCGGCGACCCGGCCCTCATCAGCGGGTACGTCGGCGACGCGAAGGAGTTCGCCCGGGCGATCCTCGACTTCTCGGTGGCGTACGCCGACCGCACGGAGTCCGACCACTCCGCACTCCTCGCGGCGATCGCCGAGGGTCGCGTCGAGGCATCCGCATCGTGA
- a CDS encoding AI-2E family transporter — translation MWWNRRKQAETAPPVTPEPDAPPVQTAPVSPHRTAYIMIGLAGAVVASFGIAAISEIFVWTFFALVLTICVYPLRSWLERHGVKRGVATVAVILAVVLLLGAFAFAFFFSFAQFLALLPQYTDELQTWASNAGAWLSSLGLGQQQIDEITTWFDPGKVLDVIGSVVGSAAGFVTAAVILLTMLMLMAMDSSPVRTLVRELYPRRPLLATAAFAYTFGVRRYMVVTTFLGIAQGVINWIALVLLGVPGAALWGVLAFLCSFIPNVGYFIAIIPPIVFGALVGGWPLVVAVIVVYGIINAVVQSLVQPRVVGNAVALSQSITFFSVLFWAVVLGPMGAILAIPLTLLVRMLLVDSNPNMAWTRAALGDFDEAKKVMEAEDAAAKAERKLRRHPEGNGAIAADVADTGAPSTDAAAG, via the coding sequence ATGTGGTGGAACCGTCGCAAGCAGGCTGAGACCGCGCCGCCCGTGACGCCGGAGCCCGACGCGCCGCCGGTCCAGACCGCGCCGGTGTCGCCGCATCGCACCGCCTACATCATGATCGGGCTCGCGGGCGCCGTCGTCGCGTCCTTCGGCATCGCCGCGATCTCCGAGATCTTCGTCTGGACGTTCTTCGCGCTGGTGCTCACGATCTGCGTCTACCCGCTCCGGTCGTGGCTCGAACGGCACGGCGTGAAGCGGGGCGTCGCGACGGTCGCGGTGATCCTCGCCGTCGTGCTGCTGCTCGGCGCGTTCGCGTTCGCGTTCTTCTTCTCCTTCGCCCAGTTCCTCGCCCTGCTCCCGCAGTACACCGACGAGCTGCAGACCTGGGCGTCCAATGCCGGCGCATGGCTGTCGAGCCTCGGCCTCGGCCAGCAGCAGATCGACGAGATCACCACGTGGTTCGATCCGGGCAAGGTCCTCGACGTCATCGGAAGCGTCGTGGGCAGCGCCGCCGGATTCGTGACCGCGGCCGTGATCCTCCTGACAATGCTCATGCTCATGGCGATGGACTCGTCGCCGGTGCGCACGCTCGTCCGCGAGCTGTACCCGCGCCGGCCCCTGCTCGCCACGGCCGCGTTCGCCTACACGTTCGGAGTGCGCCGCTACATGGTGGTCACGACGTTCCTCGGCATCGCCCAGGGCGTGATCAACTGGATCGCCCTGGTGCTGCTCGGCGTGCCGGGCGCCGCGCTGTGGGGCGTGCTCGCGTTCCTCTGCAGCTTCATCCCGAACGTCGGCTACTTCATCGCCATCATCCCGCCGATCGTGTTCGGCGCGCTCGTCGGCGGCTGGCCGCTCGTCGTCGCGGTCATCGTGGTCTACGGCATCATCAACGCCGTGGTGCAGTCGCTCGTGCAGCCCCGGGTCGTCGGCAACGCCGTGGCGCTGAGCCAGTCGATCACGTTCTTCTCGGTGCTGTTCTGGGCGGTGGTGCTCGGGCCGATGGGCGCCATCCTCGCCATCCCGCTGACGCTGCTGGTGCGCATGCTGCTCGTCGACTCGAACCCGAACATGGCGTGGACGCGTGCCGCGCTCGGCGACTTCGACGAGGCGAAGAAGGTCATGGAGGCCGAGGACGCCGCTGCGAAGGCCGAGCGGAAGCTCCGGCGCCATCCAGAGGGGAACGGCGCCATCGCCGCCGACGTGGCCGACACGGGTGCTCCGTCGACGGACGCTGCAGCAGGCTGA
- a CDS encoding GAP family protein: MGAVFGDILPLAVGIAISPIPIIAAILMLLSPKAKGTSVGFLLGWVVGIVVAVVVFTLLASVLPEQDPDASKPVSGTIKIVLGVLLLLLAFRQWRSRPKPGEEPPLPKWMAAIDDMNAGRGFGLGFLLSAVNPKNLIMAVGAGITIGTGGLTIGEDVVVILLFTLIAASSVAVPVIAYLVASARMARPLESLRGWLVHNNATVMAVLLLVIGVVVIGKGIGSF, from the coding sequence TTGGGAGCCGTCTTCGGGGACATCCTGCCGCTGGCGGTCGGGATCGCGATCAGTCCGATCCCGATCATCGCGGCGATCCTCATGCTGCTCTCGCCGAAGGCGAAGGGCACCAGCGTCGGCTTCCTGCTGGGCTGGGTCGTCGGCATCGTCGTGGCGGTCGTCGTGTTCACGCTGCTCGCGTCGGTCCTCCCCGAGCAGGACCCCGATGCCTCGAAGCCCGTCTCGGGCACGATCAAGATCGTCCTCGGCGTGCTGCTCCTGCTGCTCGCGTTCCGGCAGTGGCGGAGCCGTCCCAAGCCGGGCGAGGAGCCGCCGCTGCCGAAGTGGATGGCGGCCATCGATGACATGAACGCCGGTCGCGGGTTCGGCCTGGGCTTCCTCCTCTCGGCCGTCAACCCGAAGAACCTCATCATGGCGGTCGGAGCCGGCATCACGATCGGCACCGGCGGCCTCACGATCGGCGAGGACGTCGTCGTGATCCTCCTGTTCACGCTCATCGCCGCGAGCTCCGTCGCGGTGCCCGTGATCGCCTACCTCGTGGCATCCGCCCGCATGGCCCGGCCGCTCGAGTCGCTGCGTGGGTGGCTCGTGCACAACAACGCGACGGTGATGGCCGTGCTGCTGCTCGTGATCGGCGTGGTCGTCATCGGCAAGGGGATCGGGAGCTTCTGA
- a CDS encoding mechanosensitive ion channel family protein gives MSGEFLDWSTLSAWDVTFALLSVVAGWIASRLVRRGILALMARLEGISAETGRRVASISGIIVLLLGVGVALSFLGAPLQPVLAIVIIVAIVALLVLRGIADNFSSGIVLQTRKPVQPGDQVATPDYDGTVEELTSRSVVVRSFDGRAVHIPNSAFLNNPFVNGSAFGANRTELEVRTPLGGLGVEAVLAELERVAASVDGVRTEPADQAPWARAITIGADRMTARVQVWHEPGRSQATGGAVVVALAAALADRGPDVLVTSELPSTMARTEER, from the coding sequence GTGAGCGGCGAGTTCCTCGATTGGTCCACCCTCAGCGCCTGGGACGTCACGTTCGCCCTGCTCTCGGTCGTCGCCGGGTGGATCGCATCGCGACTCGTGCGCCGCGGCATCCTCGCGCTCATGGCGCGACTCGAGGGGATCTCCGCGGAGACCGGTCGCCGGGTCGCGAGCATCTCGGGCATCATCGTGCTGCTGCTCGGGGTCGGCGTCGCGCTGAGCTTCCTCGGCGCGCCGCTGCAGCCCGTGCTCGCGATCGTCATCATCGTGGCGATCGTCGCCCTCCTCGTGCTGCGCGGCATCGCCGACAACTTCTCCTCCGGTATCGTGCTGCAGACCCGCAAGCCCGTGCAGCCCGGCGACCAGGTCGCCACGCCCGACTACGACGGCACCGTCGAGGAGCTCACGAGCCGGTCGGTCGTCGTGCGGTCGTTCGACGGCCGTGCGGTGCACATCCCGAACTCCGCGTTCCTGAACAACCCGTTCGTGAACGGGTCCGCGTTCGGGGCCAACCGCACCGAGCTCGAGGTGCGCACGCCGCTGGGCGGTCTCGGCGTCGAGGCGGTGCTGGCCGAGCTCGAGCGGGTCGCGGCATCCGTCGACGGCGTGCGCACGGAGCCCGCCGACCAGGCGCCATGGGCCCGGGCCATCACGATCGGCGCCGACCGCATGACCGCTCGCGTGCAGGTGTGGCACGAGCCGGGCCGCAGCCAGGCCACCGGCGGTGCCGTCGTGGTCGCGCTCGCGGCGGCGCTCGCAGATCGAGGGCCCGACGTGCTCGTCACGAGCGAGCTGCCGAGCACCATGGCGCGCACCGAGGAGCGCTGA
- a CDS encoding MFS transporter, giving the protein MTQATPPRGAPTTAAKSASRAVIPLAIAQFIMVLDSSVMSVSISQLVEEFDTTVSMIQLAITLYALVMAALMLTGGKIGDLFGRLRIFRIGLVIYAIGSLMTALAPTVGVLILGWSFIEGAGAALVLPALAALVAGSYQGAARARAYGIIGGVAGAGIAIGPLLGGWLTTEYSWRWVFAGEVVFVVFVLAVSSWITDDHVREKFRLDVVGAILSALGLALVVVGVLQSGTWGWIQPVQSPITPFGFALTPFVIGAGLLVLWAFLAWERRVANRGRVPLLDVANLRIPALRSGLASLLAQNLVLLGIFFAVPLYLQITQGMDAFQTGLRLLPTSIAMLAAAAIGARLGGRFGARALVRVGLLTIAVACLVIIATIEPQLATTPFAIGMALVGLGTGLLASQLGNVVQSSVPADARSEAGGLQYTAQNLGSSLGTALIGSLMVGALAASVLGLIADDPDIESAVSDQVTVQVSSGIEYIPPAQAEQALLDAGIPADQVDDLVANYSAAQLMGIKVGMLACAAAALLALPFTRRLPDRKGTIPAD; this is encoded by the coding sequence GTGACGCAGGCCACCCCGCCGCGCGGCGCACCCACGACCGCCGCGAAGAGCGCATCGCGTGCGGTGATCCCGCTCGCGATCGCGCAGTTCATCATGGTGCTCGACAGCTCGGTGATGAGCGTGTCGATCAGCCAGCTCGTCGAGGAGTTCGACACCACGGTGTCGATGATCCAGCTCGCGATCACGCTCTACGCGCTCGTCATGGCGGCGCTCATGCTCACGGGCGGCAAGATCGGCGACCTGTTCGGGCGCCTGCGCATCTTCCGCATCGGGCTCGTGATCTACGCGATCGGATCGCTGATGACCGCGCTCGCGCCGACCGTCGGCGTGCTCATCCTGGGTTGGTCGTTCATCGAGGGGGCCGGCGCCGCCCTCGTGCTCCCAGCGCTCGCGGCCCTCGTGGCCGGCAGCTACCAGGGTGCGGCGCGCGCCCGCGCCTACGGCATCATCGGCGGCGTGGCCGGTGCCGGCATCGCGATCGGCCCGCTGCTGGGCGGCTGGCTCACGACCGAGTACTCCTGGCGCTGGGTGTTCGCCGGCGAGGTCGTCTTCGTCGTCTTCGTGCTCGCGGTGAGCTCGTGGATCACCGACGACCACGTGCGCGAGAAGTTCCGCCTCGACGTCGTCGGGGCGATCCTGTCGGCGCTCGGCCTCGCGCTCGTCGTGGTCGGCGTGCTGCAGAGCGGCACCTGGGGGTGGATCCAGCCCGTGCAGTCGCCGATCACGCCGTTCGGCTTCGCGCTGACGCCGTTCGTCATCGGCGCGGGGCTGCTGGTGCTCTGGGCGTTCCTCGCCTGGGAGCGCCGGGTCGCGAACCGAGGACGCGTGCCACTGCTCGACGTGGCCAACCTCCGGATCCCCGCACTCCGGTCGGGGCTCGCCAGCCTCCTCGCCCAGAACCTCGTGCTGCTCGGCATCTTCTTCGCCGTGCCGCTCTACCTGCAGATCACGCAGGGCATGGATGCGTTCCAGACCGGCCTCCGCCTGCTGCCCACGTCCATCGCCATGCTCGCCGCCGCGGCGATCGGCGCTCGACTCGGCGGCCGCTTCGGAGCGCGCGCGCTCGTGCGGGTGGGCCTGCTCACCATCGCCGTCGCCTGCCTCGTCATCATCGCCACGATCGAGCCGCAGCTCGCCACGACCCCGTTCGCCATCGGCATGGCCCTCGTCGGCCTGGGCACGGGCCTGCTCGCCTCGCAGCTCGGCAACGTCGTGCAGTCCTCGGTGCCCGCGGACGCGCGCAGCGAGGCCGGCGGCCTCCAGTACACGGCGCAGAACCTCGGCTCGTCGCTCGGCACGGCCCTGATCGGCTCCCTCATGGTCGGCGCGCTCGCGGCATCCGTGCTCGGCCTCATCGCCGACGACCCCGACATCGAGTCGGCGGTCTCCGACCAGGTCACCGTGCAGGTCTCCTCGGGCATCGAGTACATCCCGCCGGCGCAGGCCGAGCAGGCGCTGCTCGACGCGGGCATCCCCGCCGACCAGGTCGACGACCTCGTGGCGAACTACTCAGCCGCGCAGCTCATGGGCATCAAGGTCGGCATGCTCGCCTGCGCGGCGGCCGCGCTGCTCGCGCTGCCGTTCACCCGGCGGCTCCCCGACCGCAAGGGCACGATCCCCGCCGACTGA
- a CDS encoding SHOCT domain-containing protein codes for MSFWNSLGDILWWTLWFFAFFAYLWAVIAIITDLFRDHKLNGWWKAVWIIFLVFVPFLTALVYLIARGSGMAERAQKEARQYQQATDDYIRQTAGTAASPSDEIAKAKALLDAGTISQAEYDQLKARALSHGA; via the coding sequence ATGAGTTTCTGGAACAGTCTGGGCGACATCCTCTGGTGGACCCTCTGGTTCTTCGCCTTCTTCGCCTACCTCTGGGCGGTCATCGCGATCATCACCGACCTCTTCCGAGACCACAAGCTCAACGGCTGGTGGAAGGCCGTGTGGATCATCTTCCTGGTCTTCGTGCCGTTCCTCACCGCGCTGGTGTACCTCATCGCCCGCGGCAGCGGCATGGCGGAGCGCGCGCAGAAGGAGGCCCGCCAGTACCAGCAGGCCACCGACGACTACATCCGCCAGACGGCCGGAACGGCGGCCAGCCCGTCCGACGAGATCGCCAAGGCGAAGGCGCTGCTCGACGCCGGCACCATCTCCCAGGCCGAGTACGACCAGCTCAAGGCGCGGGCGCTCAGCCACGGCGCCTGA
- a CDS encoding SulP family inorganic anion transporter — protein sequence MQKPLAGLSRRNLVRELTAGVTLLAIAIPLNIGYAQIAGLPATAGLYALIVPTIVYALVVSSRQLVASPDAAAAALVASSIGGLATAGSADYATLAMAQAIICGILFVLLAVLKLGFLANFLSKPILVGFVGGLALDILVSQVAKMLGVSIDSGGEFVDKVVGLVTGLGTANLVSLAISVVSVAILLLGRRFLPVVPWALVVLVLATIVVVIADLDDQAGVDVLGEVPAGPPAITWPVIDWSTWLMLIPSAIALTLVTTAEGLLVSRSYGEKRGYPTNPNRDLFAFGLGNIAAGASASFSVGSSTSRTAAMDQAGSRTQLPSLVLALGTLLLLLFGTALLADIPSPAIGAIVGVAILPLLGLRDFVRLWRQDRFEFVVGAACFLVTLFIGAIPGILVSFVLALVNLAKRAANPAIDVLEAGGEPTDSLLDEAPSGAVTAPGVIVIRLAAPLFFANGTVFGDAVKRAVTAAEGAGHGPVRHLVVDMEAVTDVDITGAESFDALLTWLDQRNVALAFSRVRPDAHRRLADLGLLGERPVYETNRAAIAALAAPTP from the coding sequence ATGCAGAAGCCGCTGGCGGGGCTGAGCCGCCGCAACCTGGTTCGCGAGCTCACCGCCGGCGTCACGCTCCTCGCCATCGCCATCCCCCTGAACATCGGCTACGCGCAGATCGCCGGCCTGCCCGCCACGGCGGGCCTCTACGCGCTCATCGTGCCGACGATCGTCTACGCGCTGGTCGTGTCGAGCCGCCAGTTGGTGGCGTCACCGGATGCCGCGGCGGCCGCGCTCGTCGCCTCGTCGATCGGCGGCCTGGCCACCGCCGGCAGTGCCGACTACGCGACCCTCGCGATGGCCCAGGCGATCATCTGCGGCATCCTGTTCGTGCTGCTCGCGGTGCTGAAGCTCGGCTTCCTCGCGAACTTCCTCTCGAAGCCGATCCTCGTGGGGTTCGTCGGCGGCCTCGCGCTCGACATCCTCGTGAGCCAGGTCGCGAAGATGCTCGGGGTGTCGATCGACTCGGGCGGCGAGTTCGTCGACAAGGTCGTCGGCCTCGTGACGGGGCTCGGCACCGCCAACCTGGTCTCGCTCGCGATCTCGGTCGTCTCGGTCGCGATCCTGCTGCTCGGCCGCCGCTTCCTGCCGGTCGTGCCGTGGGCGCTCGTGGTGCTCGTGCTCGCCACGATCGTCGTCGTGATCGCCGACCTCGACGACCAGGCGGGCGTCGACGTGCTCGGCGAGGTGCCCGCCGGACCGCCCGCGATCACGTGGCCGGTCATCGACTGGTCGACGTGGCTCATGCTCATCCCGTCGGCGATCGCGCTGACCCTCGTGACGACCGCCGAGGGGCTGCTCGTGTCCCGGTCGTACGGCGAGAAGCGCGGCTACCCCACGAACCCGAACCGCGACCTGTTCGCGTTCGGACTCGGCAACATCGCCGCCGGCGCGAGCGCCAGCTTCAGCGTCGGATCGTCGACGTCGCGCACCGCGGCGATGGACCAGGCGGGATCGCGCACGCAGCTGCCGTCGCTCGTGCTTGCGCTGGGCACGCTGCTGCTCCTGCTCTTCGGTACCGCGCTCCTCGCCGACATCCCGTCGCCCGCGATCGGCGCGATCGTCGGCGTCGCCATCCTGCCGCTGCTCGGCCTCCGCGACTTCGTGCGGCTCTGGAGGCAGGACCGGTTCGAGTTCGTCGTCGGCGCAGCCTGCTTCCTCGTCACGCTGTTCATCGGCGCGATCCCCGGCATCCTCGTCTCGTTCGTGCTCGCGCTCGTCAACCTCGCGAAGCGCGCGGCGAACCCGGCCATCGACGTGCTCGAGGCCGGCGGCGAGCCCACGGATTCGCTGCTCGACGAGGCGCCCAGCGGCGCGGTCACGGCGCCGGGCGTCATCGTCATCCGGCTCGCCGCGCCGCTGTTCTTCGCCAACGGCACGGTGTTCGGCGACGCCGTCAAGCGCGCCGTCACGGCGGCGGAGGGCGCCGGCCACGGGCCCGTGCGGCACCTCGTCGTCGACATGGAGGCCGTGACCGACGTCGACATCACGGGCGCAGAGAGCTTCGACGCCCTGCTCACGTGGCTCGACCAGCGGAACGTCGCGCTCGCCTTCAGCCGGGTCCGCCCCGACGCGCATCGTCGCCTCGCCGACCTGGGCCTGCTGGGCGAGCGGCCGGTCTACGAGACGAACCGCGCGGCCATCGCGGCGCTCGCCGCGCCGACGCCGTGA
- a CDS encoding AI-2E family transporter, with amino-acid sequence MTDAPTGAGAGRAGLAHGTRVLLTVAAAVVAFAGIWFGREILAPLAVAAVVVIIAHPVRFPLERRGWPKWAATTIVIVVAYLILAILAGLLVFASAQFVAMLPDYADELQATAASIADTLSSLGLSDEASDATSSILDPGTLVGVAASVADAALGFATAFFFVLAYVIFMAADAARFGRLRTVFGGARADGIGARYFSGVRRYYVVNATFGAIVAVLDGLLLWALGIPIPIVWAILAFVTNFVPNIGFVLGLIPPAVLALVVGGWPLALVVVLAYSVINVTLQVLIQPKFVSDAVDLSLTLSFFSVVFWAFVIGPIGAILSIPLTLLVRALLVEPDDRAETLRRLSGNPAQEGSPHVVEPSQAG; translated from the coding sequence ATGACGGATGCCCCCACGGGGGCGGGCGCCGGTCGGGCCGGGCTCGCGCACGGCACGCGCGTGCTGCTCACCGTCGCCGCCGCGGTCGTCGCGTTCGCCGGCATCTGGTTCGGACGCGAGATCCTCGCGCCGCTCGCCGTCGCGGCCGTCGTCGTGATCATCGCGCACCCGGTGCGGTTCCCGCTCGAGCGTCGTGGGTGGCCGAAATGGGCCGCCACGACCATCGTCATCGTGGTGGCGTACCTCATCCTCGCGATCCTCGCCGGCCTGCTCGTCTTCGCCTCCGCGCAGTTCGTCGCGATGCTGCCCGACTACGCCGACGAGCTGCAGGCGACCGCGGCGTCCATCGCCGACACGCTCTCGTCGCTCGGGCTCTCCGACGAGGCCTCCGACGCGACGTCGTCGATCCTCGACCCGGGCACGCTCGTCGGCGTCGCGGCATCCGTCGCCGACGCCGCGCTCGGGTTCGCGACCGCGTTCTTCTTCGTGCTCGCCTACGTCATCTTCATGGCCGCGGATGCCGCACGGTTCGGCCGGCTGCGCACCGTGTTCGGCGGCGCGCGCGCCGACGGGATCGGCGCTCGGTACTTCAGCGGCGTGCGCCGCTACTACGTCGTGAACGCGACCTTCGGTGCGATCGTGGCCGTGCTCGACGGCCTGCTGCTCTGGGCGCTCGGCATCCCGATCCCGATCGTGTGGGCCATCCTCGCCTTCGTCACGAACTTCGTGCCGAACATCGGCTTCGTGCTCGGACTCATCCCACCGGCCGTGCTCGCCCTCGTCGTCGGCGGCTGGCCGCTCGCGCTCGTCGTGGTGCTCGCCTACAGCGTCATCAACGTGACGCTGCAGGTGCTCATCCAGCCCAAGTTCGTCAGTGACGCCGTCGACCTCAGCCTGACCCTCTCGTTCTTCTCGGTCGTCTTCTGGGCCTTCGTCATCGGGCCCATCGGGGCGATCCTGTCCATCCCGCTCACCCTGCTCGTGCGAGCGCTGCTCGTGGAGCCCGACGATCGTGCCGAAACGCTCCGACGCCTGTCGGGGAACCCGGCCCAGGAGGGGAGTCCCCATGTGGTGGAACCGTCGCAAGCAGGCTGA
- a CDS encoding DHA2 family efflux MFS transporter permease subunit, whose protein sequence is MSEHGTPSAAATSTTKADSPPRAILVLIALVLGAAIANLNLAVANVALPTIGAAFDASQTQLNLTAVGYSLGLAASVLYLGALGDRYGRKLMLLLGSLASIPFSLLAAFAPTIEVLVVARMLGGIAGGMCFPTTLALIAALWGGAKRTRAIALWSAIGAAIAALGPLLSGWLLGQFDWGSVFLVTVPLAVVAFIMALIFVPAHVNESTEKVDNLGGIISIVFVGSLILAINFAAVPDSTTLVLVLSAITLVGVIAFVLRQRRAPNPLYDLHVAARPPFWVAAVAGIIVFGSLMGAMFVGQQFLQNVLGYTTIEAGAAILPTAILMVLIAPISARLVDRIGSRMTLLSGYVFVFLGFLTMLVLWREGSGYFEVGLAYAFVGAGVGFAQTPAAHSLTGSVPPTRVGMASATADLQRDLGGALMQSIFGALLTAGYAAAFSKQIAASSEASSISTATEAQLTKSFDSAAAMAKQYPQYADQITAAAKESFLAGDHWAYTAGLVAVVIGAILVFFFFPRKQREVELVAQYHAEDAAAMAASGKETEGR, encoded by the coding sequence ATGTCAGAGCACGGGACACCATCGGCCGCGGCCACGTCGACGACCAAGGCCGACAGCCCTCCGCGCGCCATCCTCGTCCTCATCGCGCTCGTGCTGGGCGCGGCCATCGCGAACCTCAACCTCGCCGTGGCCAACGTGGCGCTGCCCACGATCGGCGCGGCGTTCGACGCGTCGCAGACGCAGCTGAACCTCACGGCGGTCGGCTACAGCCTCGGCCTCGCGGCATCCGTGCTCTACCTCGGCGCCCTCGGCGACCGCTACGGCCGCAAGCTGATGCTGCTGCTCGGGTCGCTGGCGTCCATCCCGTTCAGCCTGCTGGCGGCGTTCGCGCCGACGATCGAGGTGCTCGTCGTGGCCCGCATGCTCGGCGGCATCGCCGGCGGCATGTGCTTCCCGACGACGCTCGCGCTCATCGCGGCGCTCTGGGGCGGCGCCAAGCGCACGCGGGCGATCGCCCTCTGGTCGGCGATCGGGGCCGCGATCGCCGCCCTCGGCCCGCTCCTGTCGGGCTGGCTGCTTGGCCAGTTCGACTGGGGCTCGGTCTTCCTCGTCACCGTCCCGCTCGCCGTGGTCGCGTTCATCATGGCGCTAATCTTCGTGCCCGCCCACGTGAACGAGTCGACCGAGAAGGTCGACAACCTCGGCGGCATCATCTCGATCGTGTTCGTCGGCTCGCTCATCCTCGCCATCAACTTCGCGGCGGTCCCCGACTCCACGACGCTCGTGCTGGTGCTGTCGGCGATCACGCTCGTCGGCGTCATCGCGTTCGTCCTGCGGCAGCGTCGTGCGCCGAACCCGCTGTACGACCTGCACGTCGCGGCCAGGCCGCCGTTCTGGGTCGCTGCGGTCGCCGGCATCATCGTGTTCGGCTCGCTCATGGGCGCGATGTTCGTCGGGCAGCAGTTCCTGCAGAACGTGCTCGGGTACACGACCATCGAGGCGGGCGCCGCGATCCTTCCGACGGCGATCCTGATGGTGCTGATCGCCCCGATCTCGGCGCGGCTCGTCGACCGCATCGGGTCGCGCATGACGCTGCTGTCGGGTTACGTCTTCGTCTTCCTCGGGTTCCTCACGATGCTCGTGCTCTGGCGCGAGGGATCCGGGTACTTCGAGGTGGGCCTCGCCTACGCCTTCGTCGGCGCGGGCGTCGGCTTCGCCCAGACGCCCGCCGCGCACTCGCTGACGGGCTCCGTGCCGCCGACGCGCGTGGGCATGGCGTCGGCGACCGCCGACCTGCAGCGCGACCTCGGCGGCGCGCTCATGCAGTCGATCTTCGGCGCGTTGCTGACGGCCGGCTACGCCGCCGCGTTCTCGAAGCAGATCGCGGCGTCGTCCGAGGCGTCCTCCATCTCGACCGCGACCGAGGCGCAGCTCACGAAGTCGTTCGACAGCGCCGCCGCGATGGCGAAGCAGTACCCGCAGTACGCCGACCAGATCACGGCGGCGGCGAAGGAGTCGTTCCTCGCCGGCGACCACTGGGCGTACACCGCCGGACTCGTGGCCGTCGTGATCGGCGCGATCCTCGTGTTCTTCTTCTTCCCGCGCAAGCAGCGCGAGGTCGAGCTGGTCGCGCAGTACCACGCGGAGGATGCCGCCGCCATGGCAGCTTCGGGCAAGGAGACGGAGGGCCGCTGA